A window from Setaria italica strain Yugu1 chromosome VIII, Setaria_italica_v2.0, whole genome shotgun sequence encodes these proteins:
- the LOC101781312 gene encoding antifreeze protein Maxi-like: MAAPDATAGAGAAAAEATGLADGPGACAAVLVEVAAAVVDANVRPDPSAAATVSVAATGAGVPITAAAFVATTEAGVPTPVVAAGAGTPTSATAAAFAMAPWADVPTSATAAAFVAAAGAGVLASPAAAVPVMAVGADSLSSVATVVPVTVTGATVPVSATAVGAARSSSAS, from the coding sequence ATGGCCGCCCCCGACGCCACCGCCGGGGcaggtgccgccgccgcggaggccacTGGCCTCGCTGACGGTCCCGGCGCATGTGCCGCCGTCCTTGTCGAGGTCGCCGCAGCCGTCGTCGATGCCAACGTGCGTCCTgatccatccgccgccgccaccgtctcaGTCGCGGCTACCGGAGCAGGCGTTCCCATCACCGCCGCGGCCTTCGTCGCGACCACCGAGGCAGGCGTTCCCACTCCCGTTGTGGCCGCCGGAGCAGGCACCCCcacgtccgccaccgccgccgcctttgcCATGGCTCCCTGGGCGGATGTCCctacctccgccaccgccgctgccttcgTCGCAGCCGCTGGGGCAGGCGTCCTTGCCTCCCCCGCTGCCGCTGTCCCCGTCATGGCAGTGGGGGCGGACTCTCTCTCCTCcgtcgccaccgtcgtccccGTCACAGTCACTGGGGCAACCGTCCCTGTCTCTGCCACCGCCGTTGGAGCCgcacgctcctcctccgcctcgtag